A genomic segment from Methanoplanus limicola DSM 2279 encodes:
- a CDS encoding CDP-2,3-bis-(O-geranylgeranyl)-sn-glycerol synthase, which yields MLPAYIPNSAAAVFGGGRPIDSGKNYSDGRRLFGDGKTWRGLIGGIFCGIIIGLIQIYLQGVFDFQIHTVLSVVLLSAGALLGDLVKSFFKRRLNKKSGEEWLIADQYDLVAGAMVLLLIFDFQWLTVYITPVVFIWILIATPLLHRITNIAGYMIGVKDVPW from the coding sequence ATGCTTCCGGCGTACATTCCGAATTCTGCTGCGGCAGTATTCGGAGGCGGAAGACCGATAGATTCCGGGAAGAACTATTCTGACGGAAGAAGACTTTTTGGGGACGGTAAAACGTGGCGTGGCCTCATCGGCGGTATATTCTGTGGAATAATCATCGGGCTTATCCAGATATACCTCCAGGGAGTCTTTGATTTTCAGATACATACCGTTCTTTCTGTAGTGCTCCTCTCAGCGGGCGCACTGCTTGGTGACCTTGTAAAGAGTTTCTTTAAGAGGAGGCTGAACAAAAAAAGCGGGGAAGAGTGGCTTATTGCAGATCAGTATGACCTTGTTGCAGGAGCCATGGTGCTCCTGTTAATATTTGATTTCCAGTGGCTGACAGTATATATAACTCCGGTTGTCTTCATCTGGATTCTGATAGCCACACCTCTTCTGCATAGAATTACAAATATTGCAGGATATATGATAGGAGTAAAGGATGTTCCATGGTAA
- the tes gene encoding tetraether lipid synthase Tes: MVLKITKGLCPECGAILPAEIIEDDGKVWIVRTCPEHGKFKNLYWSDVEMYKRYEQFEYIGRGVDNPQRMAAPEECNTACGLCNNHKSSTLLANIDLTNRCNLNCEFCFANARACGYVYEPTFEQIVDMLKMLRAEKPLPAPAVQFAGGEPTMRDDLVDIVKKARELGFKQIQLATNGVILARNRELLKELKLAGLSTIYLHFDGVTKDTNPMINISRKVVDNCSEIGQGIVLVPTVINGMNDHQVGDIIKFASEHIDVIRGVNFQPVAFTGAASEDDVVKERVTIPDLLERIEVQTEGKLKKDYFYPVPCVVPISELIESYSGKPQFTFTAHQHCGAATYAFVTEDGLSPVNKMINVDEFFRVMTEMAEKLGDKSTINKYKTLAEGIKGLHHSVKTSESGKTGEFWKMLYQALIKHDFDALKDFHWNALFIGTMHFMDNYNYDLARVQRCCIHYATPDGRLIPFCTYNSGPVFREQVWKKFSRPIEKPDDLESLD; the protein is encoded by the coding sequence ATGGTGCTGAAAATTACAAAAGGACTCTGTCCGGAATGCGGTGCAATTCTTCCGGCAGAAATTATTGAAGATGACGGTAAAGTATGGATAGTCCGTACATGTCCTGAACATGGTAAATTTAAGAATTTATACTGGTCAGATGTGGAGATGTACAAACGATATGAACAGTTTGAGTATATTGGCAGAGGTGTTGATAATCCACAGAGAATGGCGGCCCCTGAGGAGTGCAATACTGCCTGCGGGCTTTGCAATAACCATAAATCATCCACACTGCTTGCAAACATTGACCTGACAAACAGGTGTAACTTAAACTGTGAATTCTGCTTTGCCAATGCGAGGGCATGTGGATATGTCTATGAACCTACATTTGAGCAGATAGTTGATATGCTTAAGATGCTCAGAGCTGAAAAGCCTCTTCCTGCGCCGGCTGTTCAGTTCGCAGGCGGAGAGCCTACGATGCGTGACGACCTTGTTGATATCGTCAAAAAAGCCCGTGAACTTGGCTTTAAGCAGATACAGCTTGCAACAAACGGTGTCATTCTTGCACGCAACAGAGAGCTGTTAAAAGAGCTGAAGCTTGCCGGTTTATCCACAATATATCTTCACTTTGATGGCGTTACAAAGGATACCAATCCAATGATCAATATCAGCAGAAAAGTTGTTGACAACTGTTCTGAGATCGGGCAGGGGATTGTTCTTGTGCCGACAGTCATAAACGGCATGAATGACCACCAGGTGGGGGATATAATCAAATTTGCATCTGAGCATATTGATGTTATAAGAGGTGTGAATTTCCAGCCTGTGGCATTTACAGGCGCTGCTTCTGAAGATGATGTTGTAAAGGAGCGGGTCACTATCCCTGATCTTCTTGAAAGAATTGAGGTTCAGACTGAAGGAAAGCTTAAAAAGGATTATTTCTATCCGGTTCCGTGCGTGGTTCCAATTTCAGAGCTTATTGAGTCATACTCCGGAAAACCTCAGTTTACCTTTACAGCTCATCAGCACTGCGGCGCAGCCACTTATGCCTTTGTAACCGAAGACGGACTTTCTCCGGTTAACAAAATGATAAATGTCGATGAATTTTTCAGGGTTATGACCGAGATGGCAGAAAAACTTGGCGACAAGAGTACAATTAATAAATACAAGACTCTTGCAGAGGGGATTAAAGGTCTTCATCACTCTGTCAAAACCAGTGAATCCGGAAAGACAGGTGAGTTCTGGAAGATGCTCTATCAGGCATTAATTAAACATGATTTTGATGCATTGAAAGATTTCCACTGGAATGCACTTTTTATCGGAACGATGCACTTCATGGACAATTATAATTACGACCTTGCCCGTGTGCAGAGATGCTGTATTCATTATGCAACTCCTGACGGGCGCCTGATACCGTTCTGCACCTATAATTCAGGTCCTGTCTTCAGGGAGCAGGTATGGAAGAAGTTTTCAAGGCCGATTGAAAAACCGGATGATCTCGAATCTCTCGATTAA
- a CDS encoding methyl-accepting chemotaxis protein, translating to MNKVRETVEKFLKDKNSALLNPDDFKDQEKEYAELLNILMDEIKNIEELREKESKEAEKLQKRADAFLKYNPQGITMLAADKHRLDLNKEYQNIWRGSYDELMAKKLYDFDITITGGDDFYASYETKRNAVSDLEIKWPDGEVSYLRLFQTPILDDDGEIDVNYYIYQDLTEQTEKMNAIRKLEEQSNAIVQENPMPILLWNKDMSVRKSNRAFTELTGFSEEETDNLTIRDFKYIKQAGKSIAQTIEAKTASHGEATIEFPSGIKIVERYNIPLLDEKGMVDSVLTVYNDITALREEINNSKKLQKRAEAFLKDNPQGITVLAGDKHRLDLNKEYERIWRGTYDELMAKKLYDFDITVTGGDDFYASYETKRKAVSDLEINWQSGEKTYLRLFQTPILDENGEIDVNYYIYQDLTEEVEKISNIKKLEEQSNAIVQENPMPIILWEKDMSVKQSNRAFIEMSGFTENEAKNLTINDFKYIEQTGKSVAETIETKKASYGDATIEFPGGIKTVERYNIPMLDESGTVDFVLTVYNDITQLREEINNSKKLQKRAETFLKDNPQAITMLAPDKHRLDLNKEYERAWRGSYEELMAKKLYDFDIDVTGDDFYASYETKRKAVSDLEIRWPDNTKSYLRLFQTPILDDDGNIDVNYYIYQDRTAEVSQSLYMDREVAKIAADLEAIAAGKPEDIKLDVGEADSYTKEIREQFVEISSSIKVVYTTLLELINDIDNLVVAGQDGNLSERADGKKYEGIYSGLVENINNLMQGIATPIHEAMSLSGHYAKGDFTARFSDGITVKGDFERFKHELNNVGKNISESLGVANDVTKQIVINSGEISRGTDEVGKAAEEVAHTSQKAADLTRKLLESIEDINRQIADLSASNEEIASTSQEVFNAANHVVEIGREAQNLGNDANRKMGNVEKIANESVLDINELTEKVKEVSNVVKLINDITGQINLLALNAAIEAARAGEHGRGFAVVAGEVKNLAGEARAAADSIGNVVSMVQASSEKTAKAITSANNEIVDGVGSVTKTIEALNTIISNAGQVSTDIGEITRAIEDQANISNNVVRSADTGTEQTKEVQKEAEELAALAEEASASVEEIGSAIHEVSELANKLEAANSKFKC from the coding sequence ATGAATAAAGTAAGAGAAACTGTTGAAAAATTTCTAAAAGACAAAAATAGTGCATTACTCAATCCCGATGATTTTAAAGATCAGGAGAAGGAATATGCAGAGCTTTTAAACATCCTTATGGATGAGATTAAAAATATTGAAGAACTGAGGGAAAAAGAATCAAAAGAGGCAGAAAAACTACAGAAGCGTGCAGATGCCTTTTTGAAATACAACCCGCAGGGAATCACTATGCTTGCTGCTGACAAGCACAGGCTTGATCTCAACAAAGAGTATCAGAATATCTGGCGTGGAAGCTATGACGAACTGATGGCCAAGAAGCTCTATGATTTTGATATAACAATTACAGGCGGAGACGATTTCTATGCCTCATATGAGACAAAAAGAAATGCAGTCTCAGACCTTGAGATAAAATGGCCTGATGGTGAAGTCAGTTACCTCAGGCTCTTTCAGACACCAATTCTTGATGATGACGGTGAAATTGACGTCAATTACTATATCTATCAGGATCTTACCGAGCAGACCGAAAAGATGAATGCCATCAGGAAACTTGAGGAGCAGTCAAATGCAATTGTCCAGGAAAACCCGATGCCGATTCTTCTCTGGAATAAAGATATGTCTGTCAGAAAATCAAACAGGGCATTCACAGAACTGACAGGATTTTCAGAAGAGGAAACTGACAACCTGACAATCAGAGATTTTAAATACATAAAACAGGCCGGAAAATCAATTGCACAGACCATAGAGGCAAAAACCGCGAGCCACGGTGAGGCAACGATAGAGTTCCCATCCGGAATAAAAATCGTTGAGAGGTATAATATTCCGCTGCTTGATGAAAAAGGCATGGTTGACTCTGTTTTAACGGTTTACAACGACATCACAGCGTTAAGAGAAGAGATAAACAACTCCAAAAAACTACAGAAACGCGCAGAGGCTTTCTTAAAGGACAACCCGCAGGGAATAACTGTTCTTGCAGGCGATAAGCACAGGCTTGACCTGAATAAAGAATATGAACGTATATGGCGGGGAACATACGATGAACTGATGGCAAAGAAACTCTATGACTTTGACATTACAGTTACAGGCGGCGATGACTTCTATGCATCGTATGAGACAAAGAGAAAGGCAGTATCAGACCTTGAGATAAACTGGCAGAGCGGAGAAAAGACATATCTCAGGCTATTCCAGACTCCTATTCTTGATGAGAACGGTGAAATTGATGTAAATTACTACATCTACCAGGACTTAACCGAAGAGGTTGAGAAGATAAGCAACATAAAAAAACTTGAAGAGCAGTCCAATGCCATAGTTCAGGAAAATCCTATGCCCATAATATTGTGGGAAAAGGACATGAGTGTGAAGCAGTCAAACAGAGCATTCATAGAAATGTCCGGATTTACTGAAAATGAGGCAAAAAATCTCACCATCAACGATTTTAAATACATAGAACAGACCGGAAAATCGGTTGCCGAAACCATTGAGACAAAAAAGGCAAGTTATGGAGACGCCACAATCGAGTTCCCCGGCGGAATTAAGACTGTTGAGAGATACAACATCCCGATGCTTGATGAATCCGGAACTGTGGACTTTGTTTTAACGGTTTACAACGATATCACCCAGCTCAGAGAAGAAATTAATAACTCCAAAAAACTACAGAAGCGTGCCGAGACATTCCTCAAAGACAATCCTCAGGCAATAACAATGCTTGCACCCGACAAGCACAGGCTTGATCTCAATAAAGAATATGAGAGGGCATGGCGCGGAAGCTATGAAGAACTGATGGCAAAGAAGCTTTATGACTTTGACATTGATGTCACAGGTGACGACTTCTATGCCTCATACGAGACAAAGAGAAAGGCAGTATCCGACCTTGAGATCAGATGGCCCGATAACACCAAATCATACCTGAGGCTCTTCCAGACACCTATTCTTGACGATGACGGTAATATTGATGTGAACTACTACATCTACCAGGACAGGACTGCTGAAGTGTCACAGAGCCTTTACATGGACAGAGAGGTTGCAAAGATTGCAGCAGATCTTGAAGCAATAGCAGCCGGTAAACCCGAAGACATAAAGCTTGATGTAGGCGAAGCAGACAGTTACACAAAAGAGATAAGAGAGCAGTTTGTTGAAATATCCTCATCAATTAAAGTGGTCTATACTACCCTCCTTGAACTTATCAATGATATTGATAATCTTGTAGTGGCAGGACAGGACGGCAACCTTTCCGAAAGGGCAGACGGCAAAAAATACGAAGGGATCTATTCAGGGCTTGTTGAAAATATCAACAATCTCATGCAGGGCATTGCAACACCCATACATGAAGCGATGTCACTATCAGGACACTACGCCAAAGGAGACTTCACAGCAAGGTTTTCAGACGGTATAACAGTCAAAGGTGATTTTGAGAGGTTTAAACATGAACTGAACAATGTCGGTAAAAATATCTCCGAAAGCCTTGGTGTAGCAAACGATGTCACAAAACAGATTGTAATCAATTCAGGAGAGATCAGCAGGGGAACTGACGAAGTTGGCAAGGCGGCGGAAGAGGTTGCACATACAAGCCAGAAAGCAGCAGACCTTACCAGAAAGCTTCTGGAGAGCATAGAAGATATTAACCGCCAGATTGCCGACCTTTCAGCATCAAACGAGGAGATTGCAAGCACATCACAGGAAGTATTCAACGCGGCAAACCACGTTGTTGAGATTGGCAGGGAAGCGCAGAACCTCGGCAATGATGCGAACCGGAAGATGGGCAATGTAGAGAAGATCGCAAACGAGAGTGTCCTTGATATAAACGAACTGACCGAGAAGGTTAAAGAAGTCAGCAATGTAGTAAAACTGATCAATGATATAACCGGACAGATCAATCTCCTTGCGCTCAATGCAGCGATAGAAGCAGCACGTGCCGGAGAACACGGAAGAGGATTTGCAGTTGTGGCAGGTGAAGTCAAAAACCTGGCAGGAGAGGCAAGGGCAGCAGCAGATTCAATAGGTAATGTTGTATCCATGGTTCAGGCCAGCAGTGAGAAGACAGCGAAGGCAATAACATCTGCGAACAATGAGATCGTTGACGGTGTCGGAAGCGTTACAAAGACAATAGAAGCCCTGAATACTATCATCAGTAATGCCGGGCAGGTCTCAACCGATATAGGTGAGATTACAAGGGCCATTGAAGATCAGGCCAACATCTCCAATAATGTTGTCCGTTCGGCTGATACCGGAACAGAACAGACAAAGGAAGTTCAGAAAGAAGCAGAAGAACTTGCAGCACTTGCAGAAGAAGCAAGCGCATCTGTAGAGGAGATTGGCAGCGCAATTCATGAAGTAAGTGAACTTGCAAATAAACTTGAAGCCGCAAACTCAAAGTTCAAATGCTGA
- a CDS encoding pyridoxamine 5'-phosphate oxidase family protein: MVKLSEDMKEVYRKNMEKLFAVPMATTSADGVPNVAPMASVWLEDDETFWIGDNFMVKTLDNLKANPKVALYFWDPETKRCLQVKGDAEIKTKGPDYETARKRIKDAKPQMPAKSLIVIKITEVFECTPGKIAGQKLL; encoded by the coding sequence TTGGTAAAACTTAGCGAAGATATGAAAGAAGTTTACAGGAAAAATATGGAGAAGCTCTTTGCCGTTCCTATGGCAACTACATCAGCAGACGGTGTACCCAATGTGGCACCTATGGCATCTGTCTGGCTTGAGGATGACGAAACCTTCTGGATTGGAGACAATTTTATGGTAAAGACTCTGGATAACCTTAAAGCAAATCCCAAAGTGGCATTATACTTCTGGGACCCCGAAACCAAAAGATGCCTTCAGGTAAAGGGGGATGCTGAAATCAAAACAAAAGGTCCTGATTATGAGACTGCAAGAAAGAGAATCAAAGATGCAAAACCGCAGATGCCTGCAAAATCACTGATTGTTATTAAAATTACAGAAGTCTTTGAGTGCACTCCGGGAAAAATTGCCGGACAGAAACTGCTCTGA
- a CDS encoding chemotaxis protein CheW → MMIDVVQFEISGVHYALDIHIAREIVEMMPITPVPRAPAHIAGIINLRGEITNILNLNQLMGLPAGDKAENQKIIVLVADAANGSNVGLIVDDVQSVLQISEDDVDQMDETMSREAYVKGIIKIGKEENGTKDLVIWIDIAKILADTLVK, encoded by the coding sequence ATGATGATTGATGTTGTACAGTTTGAAATATCGGGCGTTCACTACGCCCTCGATATACATATTGCCAGAGAGATAGTCGAGATGATGCCGATAACACCGGTTCCAAGGGCACCGGCACATATTGCAGGCATCATCAATCTCAGAGGAGAGATTACCAACATTCTGAACCTGAATCAGCTTATGGGCCTTCCGGCCGGAGATAAAGCAGAAAATCAAAAAATAATTGTTCTTGTTGCAGATGCGGCAAACGGATCAAATGTAGGCCTCATAGTTGATGATGTCCAGAGCGTACTACAGATATCCGAAGACGATGTTGACCAGATGGATGAGACAATGTCAAGAGAAGCCTATGTTAAAGGCATTATTAAAATCGGTAAGGAAGAGAACGGAACAAAAGACCTTGTAATCTGGATCGACATCGCAAAGATTCTTGCAGACACTCTGGTAAAATAA
- the pyrE gene encoding orotate phosphoribosyltransferase, with protein sequence MVNKIADILIEHGAIEFGEFTLASGAKSSYYIDIKTACTKPALLSQIGDAISENFEFDVVAGVAVGAVPIAVAASLSSGRPFCIIRKEEKEYGLSGNIIGDVKGKNVLLVEDVTTSGGSVIYGINSLKDAGANIETVVSVVDREQGADKRLAEEGVKLKSLASVSELLSK encoded by the coding sequence ATGGTAAACAAAATTGCAGATATTCTCATTGAACACGGCGCGATTGAATTCGGAGAGTTCACGCTGGCATCGGGCGCAAAGAGTTCATATTATATTGATATAAAAACAGCATGCACAAAACCGGCACTGCTCTCTCAGATAGGAGACGCAATCTCTGAAAATTTTGAATTTGATGTAGTTGCAGGTGTTGCCGTAGGCGCTGTCCCAATCGCAGTTGCGGCATCACTCTCATCAGGCAGACCCTTTTGCATAATCAGAAAAGAAGAGAAGGAATACGGACTTTCCGGAAACATAATCGGGGATGTAAAGGGTAAAAATGTCCTTTTAGTCGAAGACGTTACAACATCGGGCGGAAGTGTAATTTATGGCATAAATTCACTCAAAGATGCCGGCGCTAATATTGAAACGGTTGTCTCTGTGGTCGATCGTGAACAGGGAGCAGATAAAAGGCTTGCAGAGGAGGGTGTGAAACTGAAATCACTTGCCTCGGTCTCTGAACTTTTAAGTAAATAA
- a CDS encoding methanogenesis marker 14 protein → MCAFSFFKKKKSPHIVESPKPPTVGQGAGMMVPEYKSKPYYIVASVEMGNTTTKCILIGTNLESGRSYIINKTVSMSRDVRPPKPGEEIFGETLVGTPITRESVTDLVKDTLIRCHKEAGLSIKDDLDFVVRSTGVVAAMDSPDQVGDFVIALANGCLEAGVPPKKMTPPMGIDNLPARIRKFSFADRLTFCGTVAGVSPPIGSSGVEMVANEMEGELAMAGIKEGAKWTEVDFRNPCISIDFGTTLDGRITSDVAADAEYPFAMTIGNFCGLAGAIPDAIVRGTGKVNDHTGTALDLFGDKSIKCALSRKKNTIVSDYEEMINDLIDIRIVPPERERFGKVPVRADIAMKSGIAMIGCDAGENFSMADRLKEIGSEIYTKHNSCILTEVVDHVCAGMALRLIDVASEKKLVPENSSIGFTGRAAISGKKPQIIMDGIEERGFYRDPYDHVLFVDDGLARGAALMGRCMSSIGKPNNPMGGVRGGPCIMKRRMKIGK, encoded by the coding sequence ATGTGTGCTTTTTCATTTTTTAAAAAGAAGAAATCCCCCCATATTGTGGAAAGCCCAAAACCCCCAACTGTTGGTCAGGGTGCGGGGATGATGGTTCCTGAATACAAAAGCAAGCCATATTACATCGTTGCCTCTGTTGAAATGGGCAATACCACAACAAAATGCATACTGATAGGGACAAACCTTGAGAGCGGCCGTTCATATATCATCAATAAAACGGTCAGCATGTCCCGTGATGTAAGGCCGCCAAAACCCGGAGAGGAGATATTTGGTGAGACCCTTGTCGGAACACCCATCACAAGGGAGTCAGTTACTGACCTTGTAAAAGATACACTGATCCGCTGCCATAAGGAGGCCGGACTCTCTATTAAAGATGACCTTGATTTTGTTGTAAGGAGCACCGGTGTTGTTGCGGCAATGGACTCACCTGACCAGGTAGGTGATTTTGTCATTGCACTGGCAAACGGGTGTCTTGAAGCAGGAGTGCCTCCAAAGAAGATGACACCTCCTATGGGAATTGACAACCTCCCGGCAAGGATCAGAAAGTTCAGTTTTGCTGACAGGCTGACATTCTGCGGCACTGTTGCGGGTGTATCCCCGCCTATTGGTTCTTCCGGTGTTGAAATGGTTGCAAACGAGATGGAAGGAGAACTTGCAATGGCGGGCATCAAGGAGGGTGCAAAATGGACCGAAGTTGATTTCAGAAATCCATGCATATCAATTGACTTTGGTACAACACTTGACGGCAGAATTACAAGTGACGTTGCCGCCGATGCCGAATATCCGTTTGCCATGACAATCGGAAATTTCTGCGGGCTTGCAGGTGCGATTCCGGATGCGATTGTAAGAGGCACGGGAAAGGTGAATGACCATACAGGAACAGCACTTGATCTCTTTGGTGATAAGAGCATAAAATGTGCGCTCTCCAGGAAAAAGAATACCATTGTGTCAGATTATGAGGAGATGATCAATGACCTGATTGATATAAGAATCGTTCCTCCGGAGAGGGAGAGGTTTGGCAAAGTTCCGGTAAGGGCAGATATTGCGATGAAGTCAGGAATTGCGATGATTGGCTGCGATGCCGGAGAAAACTTCAGCATGGCTGACAGACTAAAGGAGATCGGCAGTGAGATTTATACAAAACATAACTCCTGCATTCTGACTGAGGTAGTCGATCATGTCTGCGCCGGTATGGCGCTCAGGCTCATTGATGTTGCTTCAGAGAAGAAACTTGTCCCTGAAAACTCTTCAATTGGCTTTACAGGAAGGGCGGCTATATCCGGTAAGAAACCACAAATTATTATGGACGGGATCGAAGAGAGGGGATTTTACAGAGATCCTTATGATCACGTCTTATTTGTTGATGACGGCCTTGCAAGGGGCGCGGCACTTATGGGCAGATGCATGTCCTCAATCGGTAAACCTAACAATCCGATGGGCGGCGTCAGAGGCGGACCGTGCATCATGAAGAGACGCATGAAGATAGGAAAGTAG
- the purD gene encoding phosphoribosylamine--glycine ligase, translating into MAMKILVVGGGGREHAIAKALSRNADCELYAVMGKKNPGIAQICREYLEISETEIAAVAEFAYNNGIEYAVIGPEAPLEAGIVDLLEEKGIACVGPSRMAARLETDKAFCRNMMEKHGVAGCPLYRVFHDAEEAALFIRSYDGDLAVKPIGLTGGKGVKIMGEHFDAEGAIEYIKEIGGDVVLEERLIGEEFTLMAFVDGAHIVPMPLVQDHKRAFAGDVGPNTGGMGSYTMPDHMMPFVTEEDYEKALAIMKDVVASLRSEDVIYRGMLYGQFMNTSEGPKVIEFNARFGDPEAMNLLTLLSSDFCDIVRRIAEGTLSQSDVTFENKATVCKYLVPEGYPDSPNQGDLITIKDAGEAYIYYANVTEEDKKLYTQTSRTLAFVGMADTLKEAEEIAEKAAASVEGKIRYRKDIGTQEVLDKRIAHMKEIR; encoded by the coding sequence ATGGCTATGAAGATTCTTGTTGTCGGTGGAGGAGGAAGAGAACACGCAATTGCAAAGGCACTGTCACGAAATGCCGACTGCGAATTATATGCGGTTATGGGTAAGAAAAACCCGGGCATTGCACAGATATGCAGAGAATATCTGGAAATAAGTGAGACGGAGATTGCTGCCGTGGCTGAATTTGCATATAATAATGGTATTGAGTACGCTGTAATCGGCCCGGAAGCCCCCCTTGAAGCAGGAATTGTGGACCTGCTTGAAGAGAAGGGTATAGCCTGTGTCGGTCCGTCCAGAATGGCGGCAAGGCTTGAGACAGACAAGGCATTCTGCCGGAATATGATGGAGAAGCACGGCGTTGCCGGATGCCCGCTTTACAGGGTATTTCATGACGCTGAAGAGGCGGCTCTTTTTATCCGGAGTTATGACGGCGATCTTGCAGTAAAACCTATCGGACTTACGGGTGGAAAGGGCGTAAAGATAATGGGTGAACACTTTGATGCTGAAGGCGCGATTGAGTACATAAAGGAGATCGGCGGAGATGTCGTCCTGGAAGAGCGGCTCATCGGTGAGGAGTTCACACTTATGGCCTTTGTGGACGGTGCCCACATAGTACCTATGCCTCTGGTGCAGGACCATAAAAGAGCATTTGCAGGCGATGTCGGCCCCAATACAGGAGGTATGGGATCATATACAATGCCGGATCACATGATGCCCTTTGTTACAGAAGAGGATTATGAGAAGGCACTTGCTATAATGAAAGATGTTGTTGCATCCCTCAGAAGTGAAGATGTAATTTACCGCGGAATGCTCTACGGTCAGTTTATGAATACATCCGAAGGACCAAAAGTTATTGAGTTTAACGCAAGATTTGGCGACCCTGAGGCTATGAATCTGCTAACTCTCCTTTCATCTGATTTCTGTGATATTGTCAGGAGAATTGCAGAAGGCACGCTCTCACAGTCAGATGTTACATTTGAGAATAAAGCAACGGTCTGCAAATATCTTGTCCCGGAAGGTTATCCGGACTCACCAAACCAGGGAGACCTGATTACAATAAAAGATGCCGGAGAGGCATACATATATTATGCCAATGTCACTGAAGAAGATAAAAAACTCTATACGCAGACATCAAGGACACTTGCATTCGTCGGAATGGCAGATACCTTAAAAGAGGCAGAGGAGATTGCAGAAAAGGCAGCAGCATCGGTAGAGGGAAAGATCAGATACAGAAAGGACATCGGCACACAGGAAGTCCTTGATAAAAGAATTGCCCACATGAAAGAGATAAGATAA
- a CDS encoding ATP-grasp domain-containing protein — MIRIVKKPTDTPDDNSTGMVADALKKRGADFSYLDLDSIDLFSGDIENDLIWVCGIKQTGIHFDAISALNLSNQVVNSPEAIAICANKAQTTARLLRDNVPTPETIFTDSVEKVEEFLKKRKKVVYKPVYGYDGNGIYPMDDISMLGDSPYYIQEFIENICDYRVFVINGEAVGAIRRESDTFAHNIHQGGSGVPVFDIPKDMADIASRAALSVDIDYCGVDLLDYNGSYTVLEVNGTPNWHCMGVPIWDYLAEYLIETEKTI, encoded by the coding sequence ATGATACGCATTGTTAAAAAACCCACTGATACGCCGGATGACAACTCCACCGGGATGGTTGCAGATGCACTTAAAAAGAGGGGCGCGGATTTTTCATACCTTGACCTTGACAGCATTGACTTATTCTCCGGCGACATCGAAAATGATCTCATCTGGGTATGCGGCATTAAGCAGACCGGAATTCATTTTGATGCGATCTCTGCACTGAATCTGAGCAATCAGGTTGTCAATTCTCCGGAGGCGATAGCGATATGCGCTAATAAAGCCCAGACAACTGCCAGACTTCTGCGTGATAATGTACCGACGCCTGAAACGATATTTACTGATTCGGTGGAGAAAGTGGAGGAATTCTTAAAGAAGCGGAAGAAGGTTGTTTATAAGCCGGTTTATGGCTATGACGGCAACGGGATTTATCCGATGGATGACATCTCGATGCTGGGTGACTCTCCGTACTATATTCAGGAATTTATCGAAAATATCTGTGATTACCGGGTATTTGTGATCAATGGTGAGGCGGTAGGTGCTATAAGAAGGGAGTCTGATACCTTTGCACATAATATACACCAGGGAGGGTCAGGTGTACCTGTCTTTGATATCCCAAAGGATATGGCAGATATTGCTTCACGGGCTGCCCTCTCTGTCGATATTGACTACTGTGGTGTTGATCTTTTAGATTATAATGGTTCATACACTGTTCTTGAGGTAAACGGGACGCCAAACTGGCACTGCATGGGCGTGCCTATCTGGGATTATCTCGCAGAATATCTGATAGAAACGGAAAAAACTATTTAA